The nucleotide sequence CGCTCAATCTGGGTTTTATGGGGCCGGCGGCCGGCGCCAAGGGCTTCCAGACCAAGCTGCACGAGTGGCTGGGTGCCCCCACGCCCCGCGGCTGGGACTACCAGATCCACAACGATCTGGTGCTGGGCTACGAGGCGCACGCCGAAAAGCAGCTGCTGGCCGTCGGGCGCGGGGCCGAGCTGATTGGGGCGGCGGATGCTTCCCTGGGCACGCTTTACACCTACGCCGGGGCCGGCGCCCGCCTGCGGGTGGGACTGCTCAACCCGTATTTCGATAACCTGGGCGTGAGCGGCCCGGCCACCCGCGCCGGCCAGCGCCGGGTGCAGCTCTACGCCGAAGGCCAACTGGAAGGTCGCCTCATCGGCTACGACGCCACGCTGCAGGGCGGCCTGCTCCGCTCCGACAACCCCTACACGCTGCCCGCCAGCGCCATCCGCCGCACGGTGGCGCGCCGCACCGCCACCCTCGGGCTCGGCTACGCCGGCGTGCGCTTAGAAGCCTCCGCTGTCCACATTTCCCCGGAGTTCGATGGTGCCCGCTCGCACAAGTGGGTGCAGTTTGGCGTGCGGGTAGGGTTTTGAGGTGCTGGAATAGAAGGGGGAGAGCGTCATCCCGATCCTGCGAGGAATCTCGCTAGTGTAGTAAAAATAGCATCACAACGTCAGCACGCGAGATTCCTCGCAGGCTCGGAATGACGTTCTTCATCACCTCATCACCTCATCACCTCATCACCTTCATCACCCAAAGCCACTTCACTTTGCCCGGTGGATGATGAAGACGCCGGCTAGGATGATGACCATGCCCAGCAGGTGCCAGAGGTTGAAGGCTTCGCCGTCGAGCACGCCCCAGGTGAGGGCCACGATGGGAATGAGGTAGGTGTTGGAGGCCGCGAATAGCGTGGTGCTTTGCTGAATCAGCTTGTTGAAGAGCACCATGGCCACGGCCGTGCTCATGGTGGCCAGCAGCGCAATGTAGCCGAGGGCCGTCCAGGCGCCCGGCACGGTGGCTAGCTTGTGCGTGAAATCGGAGACGCCGAATAGGTACAGCAGCCCCAGCGGCCCGATGCTGAGCAGCGTGAGGCTGGTGACGGCCACCGGCGACGGGCCGTGCAGGTGCTGCTTTATCACGTTCACGCTGATGCCGTAGCCGATGGTGGCGGCCACGATGTAGAGCCCGTACCAGGCGTTGGAGTCGCCGGAGGGCGTGGCCGCGCCGCCGCTGCCGCCCAGCAGCATCAGCACCACTGTGCCCACGAGGCCCAGTGCAATGCCCAGCACCCGCAAACTGGTGAGCTTCTGCCCAAACAGCACCGCGCCCACCACCAGCGTAAACACGGCCGTCAGGCCATTGAGCACCCCGGCCAGGCCCGAGGCCAGCTTGGTTTCGGCGTAGGCGAAAAGAAAGGCCGGGAAAAACGTGCCCACCACCCCGCTCAGCAGCAGCCACTTGTAGCGCTCGGCATCGACGCGGCGCACGTTGCGGAGCGCAAACGGCAGCAGCAGCAGCGCCGCAATGCTCACCCGCGCCGCCCCCAGTTCCATGGCCGAAAACACCACCAGTCCCTTCTTCATCAAGATAAACGAGGTGCCCCAGATGGTGGCCAGCACCAAAAGCAGCCCCCAGGCCGAAGCCGTAATTCGCTGCGGCGGTGGCGGCGCTACGGGCGGCAGGGTAGGAGCGGTGGCAACGGCCGGAGCAGGAGGGGTGGGCATGGGCGGGAAACTTGATCCGGCAGAACCGGAATAAAGAAAGAACGTCATGCTGAGCTTGCCGAAGCATCTCTACCGCTGGCTAACTTTCTTGATTAGCACTGCGGTAGAGATGCTTCGGCAAGCTCAGCATGACGTTCTAATGATAAAGAACTACCCCACCAAAACCGGCTCGGCGGCAATGATTTCGTTGAGGATGGCGTGTACTTCCTCGATGGAGTCGGTTTCGACGAGGCGCATGCGCCACTGCTTGGCGCCTTCGAGGCCGCGGAAGTACTGGGCGTAGTGGCGGCGCATCTCGAAGATGCCCACGCGCTGGCCTTTCCACTCGATGCTTTTCTCGAAGTGCATGCGGCACATGTTCACGCGTTCCTCCACGGTGGGCGGGGCCAGCAGCTCGCCGGTGGCCACAAAGTGCTTCACCTCCCGGAAAATCCAGGGGTAGCCGATGCTGGCGCGCCCAATCATCACGCCATCCACGCCGTAGCGGTTTTTGTACTCCACCGCCTTCTGCGGCGAGTCGATGTCGCCGTTGCCGAAGATGGGGATGTGGATGCGCGGGTTGTTCTTGATGGCCGCAATCAGGCGCCAGTCGGCGTCGCCTTTGTACATCTGCACGCGGGTGCGGCCGTGCACCGTGAGGGCCGCAATGCCAATGTCCTGCAGACGCTCGGCCACGTCCTCTACGTTTTTGGTGTTTTCGTCCCAACCGAGGCGGGTTTTCACGGTCACGGGCAGGTGGGTGTTGCGCACCACGGCGCTGGTCATTTCCACCATCTTCGGCACGTCGCGGAGAAGGGCGGCGCCGGCACCGCGGCAGGCCACCTGCTTCACGGGGCAGCCGTAGTTGATGTCGATGAGGTCGGGGCCGGCCAGCGTGCTGATGCGGGCGCACTCGCCCATCGTCTCCACGTCGGAGCCGAAGAGCTGAATGCCGATGGGCCGCTCGTAGTCGAACACGTCGAGCTTCTTGCGGCTTTTGGCAGCGTCGCGGATGAGGCCTTCCGAGGAGATGAACTCGGTGTACATCAAATCGGCTCCGTTGGCCTTGCAGACCGCCCGGAAAGGCGGGTCCGACACGTCCTCCATGGGCGCGAGCAGCAACGGAAAATCAGGCAAAGCAATGTCGCGGATGTAGACCACGGGTAGGGGAGTTAGCGGATTTTACGCAAATTTACGTCTTTCAGCGTCTTGGCAGCAGAACGTCATTCCGAACGGAGTGAGGAATCTCGCTGGTGTAGCAGAATCAGTTAGTACACTAGCGAGATTCCTCACTCCGTTCGGAATGACGTTTTAGAATGACACTACGCACTAAGCACCAATTGCCCATGAAAGGTTTCGTGTCCAGCCGCTTGCACCCAGCGGCCAATCTGCTGTTGCTGGTGGGGCTGATGCTGCTGGCGTTCTGTATTGGCAGCTTTCTGGTGATGGTGTTCAACTACCTGCTGTTTGGGGTGGGGCTGCGCGAGATTGGCGACGTCACGAAGGAGCCCTCGGGCCATCCGCAGGGCTGGGGCGTGTCGATGCTCAGCCAGGGCGTGCTGCTGTTGGTGGGGTTTGGCGGGGCCGCGCTGGCTTTGCCGCGCCTCACCGGCTATTCGCTTGCCGACTATTTCACGCCGCGCCGGCCGGTGCCGCTGGAGTGGCTGCTGGCTGCCGCCGGCCTCATCATTCTGAGCGTGCCCTTCATGTCGGGGCTGATTGAGTGGAACGCCGGCGCGCACTTTCCGGGCTTTCTGAAAGGCTGGGAAGCCGAGGCCCGCGAGATGGAAGACCGCGCCCAAGACCTGACGCGCTACCTCACGCAGTTCAGCACCGCCACCCGGTTTGTGGTGGGGCTGGTAGTAATTGGTGTGGTGCCGGCCATCAGCGAGGAGCTGGTGTTCCGGGGCGTGGTGCAGCGTAACTTGGTACAGTGGACTGGCTCGCGCCACGTGGGCATCTGGCTGGCGGCGGCCGTATTCAGCGCCATTCACTTTCAGTTCTTCGGCTTCGTGCCGCGCTTTGTGCTGGGGCTGGTGCTGGGCTACTTATATGAGTGGAGCGGCAACATTCTGGTGCCCATGGCGGCCCACTTCACCCAGAATGCCTTCCAGATCATCCTGCTCTACGCCCAGCAGCGCGGCGCGCTGGCCGGCGCCGGCTTCGACCCCGACTCGACGGAGGCGCTGCCGTGGTGGTGGCAGGTGGTGTCGTTGCTGCTGAGCGGGGCGGTGCTGTGGCTGCTCTACAAGCGTACCCGCGAGCTGCGCCCCGACCCTTTGCCCACCCAGATGCACACGCTTGGCAGTGGCGGCATGGCTATTGCCCGGCCCACAACGCCGCCCCCCGCCGCCCGTACCATCAGCCACGACGGCGTGGATACCACCCGGTAGCGCCTTTCCCGTTTCACTCTCTCCCTCCTGACTTCGGCGCGCCCCGCCCGCCCTTACGCTCCCTCCCTTGTCCGATACCGTTACCACTGCCTCCACCGACCCCGCCGCACCCGGCAAAAAGCCCATGTCCAACCTCGCGCAGCGGGTCGTTTTCGGGCTGATTGGGGCCGCCATGCTGTTGGGCAGCATCTGGTACAGTGCCTGGACGTTCGCCCTGTTTTTCGGGGCCGTGCAGATGCGGATGCTGTGGGAGTTCTACCGCATGATGCGCGAAGCTGGCTACAAACCGGCCGCGCTGCTGGGTGGGGGGATTAGCATCATAATATTCGCGTCGCTCTTCCTGGTACAGACCGGGGCAACCACAGCTACCGGCCTGAGCTATGTGGAGCCAGGCTGGCACACCGTCATATATCCCGGCAGTAGAATAGGAGCGTTGTTGGGTTTGCCGTTGCTGCTGCTGCCCACCATCCTCATCCTGCGCGAAATGGCGGCCTGGCCCCGCGAGAATCAGAATTTCTCGCCGTTTTCCAACGTGGGCGTGGCGTTGCTGGGCTTGCTCTACGTGAGCTTACCCATGAGCCTGCTCAACGTGGTGGCCTTCACCGAAACCGGCTACGACTACCGCCGCGTGCTGGCGCTGCTGTTCCTGGTCTGGTCTTCCGATACGGGTGCCTACGCGGCCGGCAAAACCTTCGGCAAGCACAAGCTGGCCCCAAAAATCTCGCCCGGCAAAACCTGGGAGGGCGCCATCGGGGGCTTCCTGCTGACGCTGGCCATGGGCTGGGCGCTGGGCTACCTGCTGCCCGAACTCTCGCTGACCTACCGCCTCGTGGTGGCTACGGCCGTGGCCATCTTCGGCCCCCTCGGCGACCTAGCCGAATCCATGCTCAAGCGCAGCGTGGGCGTGAAGGATTCCGGCCGCATCATGCCCGGCCACGGCGGCCTGCTCGACCGGTTCGATGCCTTCCTGTTTATTCTGCCGGTGCTGGCGCTGCTGCAGCTGCTCTGGGGCTGATTTCCGGGTTTCGGTAGATTTATTTCGCGGCCAGCCTCACCCAGGGCTGGCCGTTGCCGTTGAACGGTTCTGCTATCAACAGCACAAACCGAGCAGGGCTGCGGCGAGGCCTTCAACTACCAAAATCCACTCGCCCGCAACTCCACGTAAACCGTTTACCTTTGACGCCACAAATTCCCGCATAGCCGGCGGCGCATCCCCCGCAAAACCGGCCGTGTTATCCCCACCACCACCCCCAAACCCCCACTCCGCATGGCTGCCACCACGGTGTACAAAGAACCGGCCCCTAGAGTAGATGCCGAAAATCCGCTCGAATCCATGATGTCGCGCTTCAACGTGGCCACCGAGATTCTCGGCCTCGATGAAGAAACCTACGACGTACTCAAAGCCCCTGACAAGCAGGTTATCGTGCACATTCCCGTCACGATGGACAACGGCAAAGTGCGCGTGTTCGAAGGCTACCGCGTGGTGCACAACACCATCCTGGGCCCCTCGAAAGGCGGCATCCGCTACGACAAAAACGTGCACCTCGACGAGGTGAAGGCCCTGGCGGCCTGGATGACCTGGAAGTGCGCCGTGGTAGACATTCCGTACGGCGGTGCCAAGGGCGGCATCATCTGCGACCCCACGAGCATGAGCGCCGGCGAAATCGAGCGCCTGACCCGCGGCTACACGCTGGCCCTGAAAGACGTTTTCGGTCCTGATAAAGATATTCCGGCCCCCGACATGGGCACCGGCCCGCGCGAAATGGCGTGGCTGATGGACGAGTTCAGCAAGACGGTGGGCGCTACCTCGCCGGCTGTCGTGACGGGCAAGCCACTGGTAATGGGTGGCTCGCTGGGCCGCACCGAGGCTACCGGCCGCGGCGTGATGGTGTCGGCGCTGGCCGCCCTCAAAAAGCTGAACCTCAACCCCAACGAGGTATCGGCCGCCGTGCAGGGCTTCGGCAACGTGGGCTCCTGGGCTGCCAAGCTCCTGAGCGAGCAGGGCGTGAAAATCAAGTGCGTGTCGGACGTAAGCGGCGCGTACTGGAACGACAACGGCATCAACATTGATGATGCCGTGGCCTACAAAAACGCCCACAAAGGCCGCCTCGACGGTTTCACCGGCGCCACCCTCATGGACAACGCCGACGACCTGCTGACTTCCGACGTGGACGTGCTGGTACCGGCTGCCGTGGAAGACGTCATTACCGAGCACAACGCCCACGCCATTAAGGCCAAGCTGATTGTGGAAGGCGCCAACGGCCCGACTTCGGCCTCCGCCGACCCCATCATCAACGAGAAAGGCATCATGGTGGTGCCCGACATCCTAGCCAACTCGGGCGGCGTGACGGTTTCCTACTTCGAGTGGGTGCAGAACCGCCAGGGTTTCAAATGGACCGAGGAAATGGTGACCGAGCGCGCCGACCGGATCATGTCCGACGCGTTTGAGAAGGTGTACGCCACCAGCCAGAAATACAACATCCCGATGCGCATCGCGGCCTACGTGGTAGCTATCGACAAAGTGGCCCAGACCTACCGCTTCCGCGGCGGCTTCTAACCGCTTCGCCTCCCGCAGATCAGGCGGCTTTTGCTGAGTGCTTCGGTGAAATCAGTGTCTGATGGCGGCGGGGCGCGCTGTAGTGGCCTATCTGGCCGCCGCTGCTTATATTTGCTTTCGGATAGCCCGGGCCGGTGGCTCGGGCTATCTTTGTGTCAGCTGAACCCAACCGGGCTGCCGGGATGGTACCGAGGGTCGGGCGCGTACTTTTATTTTTAGAAAGTCGTCTGAATCAGCGAAATCAACGTAATCAGCGCAAATCTGCGATACATGAAGATTCATAAAGAAGGGCGACGGATACTGTTCTTTACCCTGCTGGCGCTGCTGGCTATCAACCTGCTGCTGTTTCGCGTGAATGCGCGTAACCTGCTGTTCAACCAGATTTTTGCCGGTGCCTCGGTAGTGGCGTTTCTGATTCTGCTGCAGTTTTTCCGGAGCCCGGCGCGCCGCCTGTTCACCCACGAAGACCTCATCATCGCGCCCGCCGACGGCAAAGTGGTGGTAATTGAGGATGTGCACGAGCCGGAGTACTTCGACGATATGCGCAAGCAAATCAGCATCTTCATGTCGCCGATCAACGTGCACATCACCCGCAACCCGATTTCGGGCATCGTGCGCTACTTCAAGTACCATCCTGGCAACTACCTAGTAGCCTGGCACCCCAAAAGCAGCACCAAAAACGAGCGTACCACCGTGGTAGTAGAGTCGGAGGCCGGTCCGTTTGTGCTGTTCCGCCAGATTGCGGGCGCCATGGCCCGCCGCATCGTGTGGTACGTGAACGAAGGCGACGAAGTAAGCCAGGGCGAAGAGTTCGGCTTCATCAAGTTCGGCTCCCGCGTAGATATTTTCGTGCCCATCGACACCGAGGTGAAAGTGCAGATTGGCGAGAAAGTGAAAGGCGGCCAGACGATTGTGGCGCAACTCAAAACCAACGCCCCGTCGCTGTTCTAACCCAGCTATTTGGTTGGAAAAACCACAAAAAAGCCGTTCCGCTGGACAGCGGAACGGCTTTTTTGTGTCTTGTGCTTACTCGGCAGTGTTCAGGCGATAATGCAGCAGCGTCATCCCGTCGGGCCAGGTTTGGGTGTGCAGCAGCTGCAGCGGCTGCGGGTGGTCTTGGTGCCGCCACAGCGGAATGCCAGCCCCAAGCAGGCGCGGCACTACAAACAGCATCAGCTCATCTACGAGGCCCGCGGCCAGCAACGGCGACGCTAGCGTGCTGCCGCCAATCAGCCAGATGGTGCCACCCGTCTGCTGCCGCAGCTGCGTTACGAAGGCCACCGGATCGGTGCTAACGAACTGCACCGAAGGCTCGGGCGACTCAGTGGGCGGCTTGCGGCTGAATACGTAGTTGGTGAGGGTGGGGTAGGGCCATTCGCCCAGCATGAGCACCTGCTCGTAGGTGGCGCGGCCCAGCAGCGTGGCGTCGGCGGTGGCCAGAAAATCGGCGTACCCGTAGTCCTCGCCGGGTGGGGGCGTAGGCAGCCATTCCACCGAGCCATCCGGCGACGCAATGTAGCCGTCGAGGCTGGTAGCAATGTATAATACGACTTTGCGCATAGCAGTGCAGGCCTAAAACCAGGTGGCGGCTAGCTGCATCAGCTGCTCCAGGGCCTGCTGGTCGTCTTGGTCGAAGTCGTTGAGTTGGTCGCTGTCGACATCAAGCACCGCTACCACCTGGCCATCTTTCAGCACAGGCACCACGATTTCCGACTTGCTCTCGGAGCTACAGGCAATGTGGCCGGGGAACTGCTCTACGTCGGGCACGAGCAGCGTAGCGGCCTGGGCCCAGCTGGCGCCGCACACGCCTTTGCCGTGCCGGATGCGGGTGCAAGCAATGGGCCCCTGAAATGGGCCAAGTACCAATTCTTCGCCCTTCACGAGGTAGAAGCCTACCCAGAAAAACCCGAACGCCTGCCGCAGGGCGGCCGCCGTGTTGGCTAGGTTGGCGGTGAGGTCAGGCTCCCCGGTGGTCAGGGCTTCGATTTGCGGGAGCAGCTGGCGGTATTGCTCGGCTTTGGTGAGCGTGGTGTCAAGGGTGAGTTCTTCGGCCATGATGGGTGAGTGGGTTGGGGTGGTGAGGTAGGAGGAGACGAGACAAACAGGAAATAAGTTGAAAGCAAAACCCAACGTGGGCACTAACGGTTCGGCTGCTCCCGGTCGTTTACATACACAAACAGCTCGTCGTCGCCGAGGCGGGTGTGCTGGCGCAGGCCGCAGAGGCCGGGACTGGGGGCCGCCACGCCGCCGCCTAGCCGGCGGGGGCTGCGCAGAATCCGGATTTCGTCCCAGAGGCCGTCTTTCAGCAGCGAGTTAAGCACTGTGGGCCCGCCTTCCACCAGCACCGACTGCACGTTGCGCTGGTAGAGGTTGTGGAAAATCTGCGGAAACAGGTCTTCGGCTTCCGAGAGCCGCACAAAGCCCAGGTTGTCTTTGGTGGCCCGCTCGCGGTAAGTGAAGACCACCGTGGGCTGGCGACCATCGAACAGGTGATGGGTGGGCGGCAAGCTCAAATTTTTATCGATGACCAGCCGGATGGGGTCGGGACCGGGCCACTCGCGCACGTTCAGGTGGGGGTTGTCGTGTAGGGCCGTGCGCGTCCCGATCAGGATGCCGTGCTCCTCGCTGCGCCAGCGGTGCACCGCCACGCGGGCCAGCTCGCCGCTGATGGCTACCGGCTGAAAGTAGGGCCCGGCTAGGTAGCCGTCGGCGGTTTCGGCCCATTTTAGCACCACGTAGGGGCGTTTCTTTTCCTGAAACGTGAAAAAGCGCCGGTTCAGCCAGCGGCCCTCGGCTTCCAGCACCCCGGTTTCTACTTGGATGCCGGCCGCCCGCAGCTTCTCCAGGCCGCGCCCGGCCACCAGCGGGTTGGGGTCGAGGTTGCAGACCACCACTTCCGGGATGCCGTGCGCAATCAGCAAATCGGCGCAGGGCGGGGTTTTGCCGTGGTGGGCACAGGGTTCCAGCGTCACGTAGGCACGGCTTTGGCGCAGCAGCGTCGGATCCGAAACGGCCGCCACGGCATTCACCTCGGCGTGGGGGCCGCCGTACTGCCGGTGCCAGCCTTCCCCGATAATGCGGCCCTCGTGGGTGATAACGCAGCCCACCAGCGGATTGGGCCGGGCGTAGCCGGTGCCGAGGCCAGCCAGGTCTAGGGCGCGGCGCATCATCAGTAGGTCGAAGTCGGGGGAAGCAGGCATGGGCGGGGCGGTGGGGTTGCGGAAAAGCGAAAGTAGCGCGAAGCAGCCGGTTGGCGGCGCGCCGGCCGGGTATAGAATTCCGTCCGGCCGGCTTCGGCCCTGTTCGGCAGCACTCTAAAGCCCGGTGTGGCGTCCGGCATGGGCGGCGGCCGGCCGGTGCGGGCGCTGGGTCGTACTTTTGGGCCATGCCCACGCTCCGCCAGCTCACCCACGACTTTTCTTCTGCCCTGGAAACCATCTACCCGGCTTCGGAAGCGGCCAGCATTGCGGGGCAGGTGCTGGAGCACCTGCTGCAGCTCACGCCCCTGCAGCGCCGTATGCAAGCCGATGCGCCCGTGGCGCCCGACGTGGCCGCGCAACTCCCGGCGCTGCAGGCGCGGCTGCTCCGCCACGAGCCCATGCAGTATGTGCTGGGCGTGGCCCACTTTGCCGGGCTGGAGCTGGAAGTGACGCCCGCCACGCTCATTCCGCGCCCCGA is from Hymenobacter yonginensis and encodes:
- a CDS encoding lipid A deacylase LpxR family protein; the encoded protein is MRVFLLLLCLTARLAQAQRPDSAHTSPDRLVYYTFANDAFFRSDYYFTQGQTLMLVLPGLSRSPINRLLGPVPAGSTRYHGIRLHYDGFTPLRIQDPFIRVGDRPYASYWYADFLRIANQPARRFRLTTALNLGFMGPAAGAKGFQTKLHEWLGAPTPRGWDYQIHNDLVLGYEAHAEKQLLAVGRGAELIGAADASLGTLYTYAGAGARLRVGLLNPYFDNLGVSGPATRAGQRRVQLYAEGQLEGRLIGYDATLQGGLLRSDNPYTLPASAIRRTVARRTATLGLGYAGVRLEASAVHISPEFDGARSHKWVQFGVRVGF
- a CDS encoding DMT family transporter translates to MPTPPAPAVATAPTLPPVAPPPPQRITASAWGLLLVLATIWGTSFILMKKGLVVFSAMELGAARVSIAALLLLPFALRNVRRVDAERYKWLLLSGVVGTFFPAFLFAYAETKLASGLAGVLNGLTAVFTLVVGAVLFGQKLTSLRVLGIALGLVGTVVLMLLGGSGGAATPSGDSNAWYGLYIVAATIGYGISVNVIKQHLHGPSPVAVTSLTLLSIGPLGLLYLFGVSDFTHKLATVPGAWTALGYIALLATMSTAVAMVLFNKLIQQSTTLFAASNTYLIPIVALTWGVLDGEAFNLWHLLGMVIILAGVFIIHRAK
- the dusB gene encoding tRNA dihydrouridine synthase DusB, with amino-acid sequence MVYIRDIALPDFPLLLAPMEDVSDPPFRAVCKANGADLMYTEFISSEGLIRDAAKSRKKLDVFDYERPIGIQLFGSDVETMGECARISTLAGPDLIDINYGCPVKQVACRGAGAALLRDVPKMVEMTSAVVRNTHLPVTVKTRLGWDENTKNVEDVAERLQDIGIAALTVHGRTRVQMYKGDADWRLIAAIKNNPRIHIPIFGNGDIDSPQKAVEYKNRYGVDGVMIGRASIGYPWIFREVKHFVATGELLAPPTVEERVNMCRMHFEKSIEWKGQRVGIFEMRRHYAQYFRGLEGAKQWRMRLVETDSIEEVHAILNEIIAAEPVLVG
- a CDS encoding CPBP family intramembrane glutamic endopeptidase, which produces MKGFVSSRLHPAANLLLLVGLMLLAFCIGSFLVMVFNYLLFGVGLREIGDVTKEPSGHPQGWGVSMLSQGVLLLVGFGGAALALPRLTGYSLADYFTPRRPVPLEWLLAAAGLIILSVPFMSGLIEWNAGAHFPGFLKGWEAEAREMEDRAQDLTRYLTQFSTATRFVVGLVVIGVVPAISEELVFRGVVQRNLVQWTGSRHVGIWLAAAVFSAIHFQFFGFVPRFVLGLVLGYLYEWSGNILVPMAAHFTQNAFQIILLYAQQRGALAGAGFDPDSTEALPWWWQVVSLLLSGAVLWLLYKRTRELRPDPLPTQMHTLGSGGMAIARPTTPPPAARTISHDGVDTTR
- a CDS encoding phosphatidate cytidylyltransferase, coding for MSDTVTTASTDPAAPGKKPMSNLAQRVVFGLIGAAMLLGSIWYSAWTFALFFGAVQMRMLWEFYRMMREAGYKPAALLGGGISIIIFASLFLVQTGATTATGLSYVEPGWHTVIYPGSRIGALLGLPLLLLPTILILREMAAWPRENQNFSPFSNVGVALLGLLYVSLPMSLLNVVAFTETGYDYRRVLALLFLVWSSDTGAYAAGKTFGKHKLAPKISPGKTWEGAIGGFLLTLAMGWALGYLLPELSLTYRLVVATAVAIFGPLGDLAESMLKRSVGVKDSGRIMPGHGGLLDRFDAFLFILPVLALLQLLWG
- a CDS encoding Glu/Leu/Phe/Val family dehydrogenase; its protein translation is MAATTVYKEPAPRVDAENPLESMMSRFNVATEILGLDEETYDVLKAPDKQVIVHIPVTMDNGKVRVFEGYRVVHNTILGPSKGGIRYDKNVHLDEVKALAAWMTWKCAVVDIPYGGAKGGIICDPTSMSAGEIERLTRGYTLALKDVFGPDKDIPAPDMGTGPREMAWLMDEFSKTVGATSPAVVTGKPLVMGGSLGRTEATGRGVMVSALAALKKLNLNPNEVSAAVQGFGNVGSWAAKLLSEQGVKIKCVSDVSGAYWNDNGINIDDAVAYKNAHKGRLDGFTGATLMDNADDLLTSDVDVLVPAAVEDVITEHNAHAIKAKLIVEGANGPTSASADPIINEKGIMVVPDILANSGGVTVSYFEWVQNRQGFKWTEEMVTERADRIMSDAFEKVYATSQKYNIPMRIAAYVVAIDKVAQTYRFRGGF
- a CDS encoding phosphatidylserine decarboxylase family protein, encoding MKIHKEGRRILFFTLLALLAINLLLFRVNARNLLFNQIFAGASVVAFLILLQFFRSPARRLFTHEDLIIAPADGKVVVIEDVHEPEYFDDMRKQISIFMSPINVHITRNPISGIVRYFKYHPGNYLVAWHPKSSTKNERTTVVVESEAGPFVLFRQIAGAMARRIVWYVNEGDEVSQGEEFGFIKFGSRVDIFVPIDTEVKVQIGEKVKGGQTIVAQLKTNAPSLF
- a CDS encoding dihydrofolate reductase family protein, yielding MRKVVLYIATSLDGYIASPDGSVEWLPTPPPGEDYGYADFLATADATLLGRATYEQVLMLGEWPYPTLTNYVFSRKPPTESPEPSVQFVSTDPVAFVTQLRQQTGGTIWLIGGSTLASPLLAAGLVDELMLFVVPRLLGAGIPLWRHQDHPQPLQLLHTQTWPDGMTLLHYRLNTAE
- a CDS encoding GAF domain-containing protein, with product MAEELTLDTTLTKAEQYRQLLPQIEALTTGEPDLTANLANTAAALRQAFGFFWVGFYLVKGEELVLGPFQGPIACTRIRHGKGVCGASWAQAATLLVPDVEQFPGHIACSSESKSEIVVPVLKDGQVVAVLDVDSDQLNDFDQDDQQALEQLMQLAATWF
- the ribD gene encoding bifunctional diaminohydroxyphosphoribosylaminopyrimidine deaminase/5-amino-6-(5-phosphoribosylamino)uracil reductase RibD, yielding MPASPDFDLLMMRRALDLAGLGTGYARPNPLVGCVITHEGRIIGEGWHRQYGGPHAEVNAVAAVSDPTLLRQSRAYVTLEPCAHHGKTPPCADLLIAHGIPEVVVCNLDPNPLVAGRGLEKLRAAGIQVETGVLEAEGRWLNRRFFTFQEKKRPYVVLKWAETADGYLAGPYFQPVAISGELARVAVHRWRSEEHGILIGTRTALHDNPHLNVREWPGPDPIRLVIDKNLSLPPTHHLFDGRQPTVVFTYRERATKDNLGFVRLSEAEDLFPQIFHNLYQRNVQSVLVEGGPTVLNSLLKDGLWDEIRILRSPRRLGGGVAAPSPGLCGLRQHTRLGDDELFVYVNDREQPNR